The following proteins come from a genomic window of Gammaproteobacteria bacterium:
- a CDS encoding pitrilysin family protein translates to MTGLGPGRQAVIATLLAAAAAAPDGANAQRPPADREAIEALRFAPLSFTPPTPSQHEIEGVTVFFLEDHSLPLVNVYARFAGGFGLLGRELYAATTALPSLLRFGGTIELHPDSVDEQVDQHALQLAFGSSGGSTSATLNSLTGNLEPGLRLWKDMLLNPRFDSVQVEVWRGQELESALRRPDDPGRLAFSEFNRLMFGDHPIGWEMAPGDLEPEDLSRENLLTAHGRILCRDNLALGVSGNLEWEEIQVHLLEFLSGWPACEEELPEPPVPDILDEPGVYLIPRELDQTTIVMAHRSSIRQEDSRDYFASRIANSILGSGGFSSRILNRVRTELGLSYSAGSFWTTPDDNDGIVGALTRTKSESTIAATRAILEVMEEMRSSPPARGEVEAAVEAASNGFSFNFQGAMQVVSRRVLHDAQELPEDWLERYVAGVQRVSAADVRNVLRRHLDPGRMVILILGDPSRFDLPVETLGEVTTWEVEGVTDSVRPVGPSPG, encoded by the coding sequence GTGACCGGATTGGGGCCGGGGCGCCAGGCGGTCATCGCCACCCTGCTCGCGGCAGCGGCTGCGGCGCCGGACGGAGCGAATGCGCAGCGGCCGCCCGCCGACCGGGAGGCCATCGAGGCGCTCCGATTCGCCCCGCTGTCGTTCACGCCGCCCACCCCCTCGCAGCACGAGATCGAGGGCGTGACCGTCTTCTTCCTGGAAGACCACTCCCTGCCCCTGGTGAACGTCTACGCGCGCTTTGCGGGCGGTTTCGGACTCCTCGGCCGCGAACTGTACGCCGCCACCACCGCGCTTCCCTCGCTGCTGCGCTTCGGGGGAACGATCGAGCTGCACCCCGACTCCGTCGACGAACAGGTCGACCAGCACGCGCTGCAGCTCGCGTTCGGGTCCTCGGGCGGGAGCACCTCCGCGACCCTCAACTCGCTCACCGGCAATCTCGAACCCGGCCTGCGCCTGTGGAAGGACATGCTCCTCAATCCCCGCTTCGATTCGGTGCAGGTCGAGGTGTGGCGCGGCCAGGAACTGGAAAGCGCCCTGCGCCGCCCGGACGACCCGGGTCGTCTGGCCTTCTCCGAGTTCAACCGCCTCATGTTCGGCGACCACCCCATCGGCTGGGAGATGGCACCCGGCGATCTCGAACCGGAGGATCTCTCGCGAGAAAACCTCCTCACCGCCCATGGTCGCATCCTGTGTCGGGACAACCTGGCGCTGGGGGTGTCGGGCAACCTAGAATGGGAGGAAATCCAAGTCCACCTGCTCGAATTCCTCTCCGGATGGCCGGCCTGCGAGGAGGAGCTGCCCGAACCGCCGGTGCCCGACATCCTGGACGAACCGGGGGTCTACCTGATCCCGCGGGAACTGGACCAGACAACCATCGTCATGGCGCACCGAAGCTCCATCCGCCAGGAGGACTCGCGCGACTACTTCGCTTCCCGCATCGCCAACTCCATCCTCGGATCCGGGGGCTTCTCGAGCCGGATCCTGAACCGGGTGCGCACCGAACTCGGCCTGTCCTACAGCGCGGGCTCCTTCTGGACCACCCCCGACGACAACGACGGCATCGTGGGCGCGCTCACGCGAACGAAGAGCGAGTCGACGATCGCCGCGACGCGCGCAATCCTCGAGGTGATGGAGGAGATGCGCAGCTCGCCTCCCGCGCGCGGCGAAGTGGAAGCCGCCGTGGAAGCGGCCAGCAACGGTTTCTCCTTCAACTTCCAGGGAGCGATGCAGGTCGTCTCCCGGCGCGTGCTGCACGACGCCCAGGAGCTGCCGGAAGACTGGCTGGAAAGGTATGTGGCGGGCGTGCAGCGAGTCTCCGCAGCCGACGTGCGCAACGTCCTCCGCAGGCATCTGGACCCTGGCCGGATGGTCATCCTCATTCTCGGCGATCCGTCCCGGTTCGACCTGCCCGTCGAGACGCTCGGGGAAGTGACGACCTGGGAAGTGGAGGGAGTTACCGATTCGGTTCGGCCGGTCGGACCGTCCCCCGGGTGA
- a CDS encoding ubiquinone/menaquinone biosynthesis methyltransferase, protein MMNVSGGQPSSGEDRARQVHEIFSRIAPRYDLLNRVLSLSVDRWWRRRAVRALDYSRHDSARYLDACAGTCDLAIELATRPDFRGRVVALDFAEPMLRRGGTKSVRLPVHPLCGDAQRLPFADESFDGAMVAFGVRNLSHLDLGLAELRRVLRDGSPLVVLEFTTPPNPIVRAAYLWYFRHILPAVGRIVSGHRWAYSYLPASVGEFPGPQVLGQRLLDAGFGTVRWQLLTFGIAAIHVGVR, encoded by the coding sequence ATGATGAACGTTTCCGGTGGTCAGCCGTCCTCGGGTGAGGATCGCGCGCGCCAGGTGCACGAGATCTTCTCGCGCATCGCGCCACGCTACGACCTGCTCAACCGGGTGCTCAGCCTGAGCGTCGACCGCTGGTGGCGTCGCCGGGCCGTGCGCGCGCTCGACTATTCCCGTCATGACTCGGCCCGATACCTGGATGCCTGTGCGGGCACGTGCGACCTGGCCATCGAACTGGCGACCCGCCCCGACTTCCGGGGCAGGGTGGTGGCGCTGGACTTCGCGGAACCCATGCTGCGCCGCGGCGGGACGAAAAGCGTTCGTCTGCCCGTGCATCCGCTGTGCGGGGACGCGCAACGTCTGCCCTTTGCCGACGAGTCCTTCGACGGCGCCATGGTGGCCTTCGGGGTGCGCAACCTCTCCCACCTCGACCTGGGGTTGGCGGAACTGCGACGGGTGCTTCGCGACGGGAGCCCGCTGGTCGTTCTCGAATTCACCACTCCTCCGAACCCGATCGTCCGGGCCGCATATCTCTGGTACTTCCGGCACATTCTTCCGGCGGTCGGCCGGATCGTGTCGGGGCACCGCTGGGCGTACAGCTATCTGCCGGCCTCGGTCGGTGAATTCCCGGGCCCGCAAGTCCTGGGCCAGCGACTGCTGGACGCGGGATTCGGCACGGTGCGGTGGCAGCTGCTGACCTTCGGGATCGCGGCGATCCACGTCGGCGTGAGGTAG
- a CDS encoding sigma-70 family RNA polymerase sigma factor, with protein sequence MNYQSVEDAELVTLAAEGRESAYRELLSRYERPVFSLIYRMVRNRTLAEDLAQEAFIRTFNAIDTYNPQYKFSSWIFKIANNLTIDHLRKRRVPTVSMHGAPDAVTAEAQARTSLVVRSPGESPEEYVQNRELGGQIEAAIGELREEYRVVVLLRHIEGHTYDEIARIMDIPLGTVKTYLHRARAELKLRLAEA encoded by the coding sequence TTGAACTACCAGAGCGTCGAAGACGCGGAACTCGTCACCCTCGCCGCCGAGGGTCGGGAGAGCGCCTATCGCGAGCTGCTCTCCAGATATGAACGTCCCGTCTTCTCCCTCATCTACAGGATGGTGAGGAACCGCACCCTCGCCGAAGACCTGGCGCAGGAAGCCTTCATCCGCACCTTCAACGCGATCGATACCTACAATCCGCAATACAAGTTCTCAAGTTGGATCTTCAAGATCGCAAACAACCTGACCATCGATCATCTGCGCAAGCGGCGCGTGCCCACCGTTTCCATGCACGGCGCGCCGGACGCGGTCACCGCGGAGGCCCAGGCGCGCACCAGCCTGGTGGTGCGGTCGCCCGGAGAGAGCCCCGAGGAGTACGTTCAGAACCGCGAGCTCGGCGGCCAGATCGAGGCCGCGATCGGGGAGCTGCGGGAGGAGTATCGGGTGGTGGTGTTGCTCCGCCACATCGAGGGACACACCTACGACGAGATCGCGCGCATCATGGATATCCCGCTGGGGACGGTAAAGACCTACCTTCATCGGGCCAGGGCCGAGCTCAAGCTTCGGCTCGCGGAGGCATGA